A single genomic interval of Amycolatopsis albispora harbors:
- a CDS encoding SDR family oxidoreductase → MAEQRVAIVTGGSRGIGRDSAERLARDGMAVVVVCAGNEAEANAAVEAITAGGGRAIAARADVADEQAVAAVFDRAEAEFGGVDVVVHAAARMVLAPLAELDLDELDSMHRTNIRGTFVVGQQAARRVRDGGAIINFSTSVLALAIPGYSGYAASKGAVEAITLILARELRGRDITVNAVAPGPTATSLFLDGKDEETIARMAAQPPLERLGNPSDIAEVVSFLAGPARWINGQTIRANGGIA, encoded by the coding sequence ATGGCCGAGCAGCGGGTGGCGATCGTGACCGGCGGGTCGCGCGGGATCGGGCGTGACTCCGCCGAGCGGCTGGCCAGGGACGGGATGGCCGTCGTGGTTGTGTGCGCGGGTAACGAGGCCGAGGCCAACGCGGCGGTCGAGGCGATCACCGCCGGTGGTGGGCGGGCGATCGCGGCCAGGGCGGACGTGGCCGACGAGCAGGCCGTCGCGGCGGTGTTCGACCGGGCCGAGGCCGAGTTCGGGGGAGTGGACGTGGTGGTGCACGCGGCCGCGCGCATGGTGCTCGCGCCGCTCGCCGAACTCGACCTGGACGAGCTGGACAGCATGCACCGCACCAACATCCGCGGCACCTTCGTGGTCGGCCAGCAGGCGGCCCGCCGCGTGCGCGACGGCGGCGCGATCATCAACTTCTCCACGTCCGTGCTCGCGCTGGCGATCCCGGGTTACTCCGGGTACGCGGCGTCGAAGGGCGCGGTCGAGGCGATCACGCTCATCCTGGCCCGCGAGCTGCGCGGCCGCGACATCACCGTCAACGCCGTGGCGCCAGGGCCGACGGCGACCTCGCTGTTCCTGGACGGCAAGGACGAGGAGACCATCGCGCGAATGGCCGCGCAGCCGCCCCTGGAACGGCTCGGCAATCCGTCCGACATCGCCGAGGTGGTCTCGTTCCTGGCCGGTCCCGCGCGCTGGATCAACGGCCAGACCATTCGCGCGAACGGCGGGATCGCGTGA
- a CDS encoding Wadjet anti-phage system protein JetD domain-containing protein encodes MIPEPALIGAIAETVRVYGPRRVPLDVVLSAAAKVDHSAAVSVHWRRRVLTAITFLAAEGVIDLPKTRTDRRADPPLPAYVTRRGAPSGQAEKPAPIVWHADLGWAALADERGEWSTAERSCLALVNSWLPRRRGVVVPIRERSLEITGDDKALENWLFGPLFRPGRLTLDLLECEQCWPPVNRRILGDSDTWLLVENYTTYVSLSRRAAELGFDGQIIWGSGNQVRTRLRALAACGERPLECWYFGDVDAGGFRIARTAWQCVRDLGFEELRPAKGLYSLAIEYGQRRPSGRTLRMSAATAAWVQEWLDESLGDVCLAVARSGERVVQENVGVEVLAATALSDWFNDR; translated from the coding sequence GTGATCCCTGAGCCAGCGCTGATCGGCGCGATCGCCGAGACCGTTCGCGTATACGGCCCCCGGCGGGTACCACTCGACGTCGTCCTCTCGGCCGCGGCGAAGGTCGACCACAGCGCAGCGGTCTCGGTGCACTGGCGTCGCCGGGTGCTCACCGCGATCACGTTCCTCGCAGCCGAGGGGGTGATCGACCTCCCGAAGACCCGGACCGACCGCCGCGCCGATCCACCGCTGCCCGCGTACGTCACCCGACGGGGAGCGCCGTCGGGGCAGGCGGAGAAACCAGCACCGATCGTCTGGCACGCGGACCTCGGCTGGGCGGCGCTCGCCGACGAACGCGGCGAGTGGAGTACCGCGGAGCGATCATGTCTCGCGCTGGTGAACTCCTGGCTGCCCCGCCGTCGTGGGGTGGTCGTGCCGATTCGGGAACGGTCGCTCGAGATCACCGGTGACGACAAAGCCCTCGAGAATTGGCTGTTCGGTCCCTTGTTCCGGCCAGGACGGCTGACCCTGGATCTGCTGGAGTGTGAACAGTGCTGGCCGCCGGTAAACCGTCGGATCCTCGGTGACAGCGATACCTGGCTCCTCGTCGAGAACTACACGACCTACGTCTCGCTGTCGCGTCGTGCGGCAGAGCTGGGCTTCGACGGCCAAATCATCTGGGGATCGGGAAATCAGGTGCGCACCAGGTTACGAGCCCTCGCCGCTTGCGGCGAACGCCCACTTGAGTGTTGGTACTTCGGTGACGTCGACGCGGGAGGTTTCCGGATCGCCCGAACAGCTTGGCAATGCGTACGCGATCTCGGATTCGAGGAACTTCGGCCGGCGAAGGGGTTGTACAGCCTCGCTATCGAGTATGGGCAGCGCCGGCCGAGTGGGCGCACGCTGCGGATGAGCGCCGCCACAGCCGCTTGGGTTCAGGAATGGCTGGACGAGTCTTTGGGCGACGTGTGCCTGGCCGTTGCCCGGTCCGGCGAACGGGTCGTGCAGGAAAACGTCGGGGTTGAAGTTCTCGCCGCGACGGCTCTCTCCGACTGGTTCAATGATCGGTGA
- a CDS encoding NAD(P)H-binding protein, with product MTANSDRKIVVTTPTGQVGSRVVRLLLQAGVRPTLLLRDAGKLDPETRARVDVEEGDQGDADYVVRATRGADALFWVNPPTSDGAAGYDRQGANAALAVKTNHIAHTVFLSSVGAEKRHGAGEIDGLARTEEHLNATGAAVTHLRCAYFFSNLLMEAESLRAGVLRTPWPLDYAMGWVDPRDIAEVAAVKLLAANWQGVEVQAVHGPEDLTFTQVARILGDVLGHEIKAEHIAADEFRSMLRSVGLPEAQVDGIAGMSAGLSSGFVPENPRSVLTTTPTTLAAWAQQHLLPG from the coding sequence ATGACCGCCAATTCAGACCGGAAGATCGTTGTCACCACGCCCACCGGCCAGGTGGGTTCCCGAGTCGTGCGCCTGCTGCTCCAGGCCGGTGTGCGGCCGACCCTGCTCCTGCGCGACGCGGGCAAGCTCGACCCCGAGACCCGCGCGCGGGTCGATGTCGAAGAGGGCGACCAGGGCGACGCCGACTACGTCGTCCGCGCTACCCGCGGGGCCGATGCGCTCTTCTGGGTGAATCCGCCAACCTCCGACGGCGCCGCGGGTTACGACCGCCAGGGGGCGAACGCCGCGCTCGCCGTCAAGACGAACCACATCGCGCACACCGTTTTCCTGAGCAGCGTCGGCGCGGAGAAACGGCACGGCGCGGGGGAGATCGACGGCCTGGCCCGCACCGAGGAGCACCTGAACGCCACCGGCGCCGCCGTGACGCACCTGCGCTGCGCCTACTTCTTCAGCAACCTGCTGATGGAGGCCGAGTCGCTGCGGGCGGGCGTGCTGCGCACCCCGTGGCCGCTCGACTACGCGATGGGCTGGGTCGATCCGCGCGACATCGCCGAGGTCGCCGCGGTGAAGCTGCTCGCCGCGAACTGGCAGGGCGTCGAAGTGCAGGCCGTGCACGGGCCGGAAGACCTGACCTTCACCCAGGTCGCCCGCATCCTCGGCGACGTGCTCGGCCACGAGATCAAGGCGGAACACATCGCCGCCGACGAGTTCCGGTCGATGCTCCGTTCCGTGGGCCTGCCCGAAGCCCAGGTGGACGGCATCGCGGGCATGTCCGCCGGGCTGAGCAGCGGGTTTGTCCCCGAGAACCCCCGGAGCGTGCTCACCACCACCCCGACCACGCTGGCCGCCTGGGCACAGCAGCACCTGCTCCCCGGATAG
- a CDS encoding YciI family protein codes for MKFAMLICGDDREWATLSPAAEEEVMKQVFAWFERWQPAGKVAEGGIELQPRDTAKTVRAGANGEPVITDGPYLELKEVVGSVIVLECDTIDEAVEVAATWPLAPGVSAVEVRPLLSRE; via the coding sequence ATGAAGTTCGCCATGCTGATCTGCGGTGACGACCGCGAGTGGGCCACCTTGTCCCCGGCCGCCGAGGAGGAGGTGATGAAGCAGGTTTTCGCCTGGTTCGAGCGCTGGCAGCCGGCTGGCAAGGTCGCCGAAGGGGGCATCGAGCTGCAGCCACGCGACACGGCGAAGACGGTACGCGCGGGCGCTAACGGTGAACCGGTGATCACCGACGGGCCGTACCTGGAGCTGAAGGAGGTCGTCGGCTCGGTGATCGTGCTGGAGTGCGACACCATCGACGAGGCCGTCGAGGTCGCGGCGACCTGGCCGCTCGCGCCCGGCGTGAGCGCGGTGGAGGTCCGCCCGCTGCTGAGCCGCGAGTGA